CTGCCAGGTCAGTTAATGGATGGGTGCATGGGTTGCAAACAGCCGCACTGCTGTGGCCACGGCCAGTGCACACGTTGAAAGTGGGTTTCTGagtggggagggagagaaagatggCGGAGCACCGTGCTCCGTGCTGTCCAACCTAAAATGGCTGACATCACAGACTGTGAACCAACCAAGCAGAGCaggagcctgctgctgctgctgctgaccacaaACCCGCTCTAGATGTGGGGCTGGATCACGCAATTCTCTCCAAACGGTGTAAAAAGTCCACTGGTTTCCAGGCCTGGCGGAGGTCTGGAAGCAAATATTCGCCAACACCAACCAAGACAGAATATGCAAAAGGGCTGGAAAACAATGCAAAGTCAGCTAATTGTTTGATGGGCGAAAAGATtagcaggagaggagcaaagTGCAATTCTCAAGATGCAAAATAACAGTTTACTCATGCTGATGAATTCTTTGAGATGCTCCCCCAgtaaagggaggaggggaggaggtgtaggTAAGATGGTGAGTGAActgtgcagctcctgtagcttcACCACAGCAACCGAAACACATCCAGCAAGATGAAGCGCCACGGCGACACAAAATACGGCTCATTTGACCCCAGGAAACAAGGGGATTCTCTGTCTAAAGTCTTCCAGTACATCAAACATGCAGCGATGATCGATGGATTAAAGTGCCTGTCAATGACAGGGACTCACGTGGACATAAGACACGGTCAGGTAAAGCTTTGCTCTAATCCCTAAAGTCTCTCACACTCGCGcccgcgcacacgcacaccatCTACCATCATACTTAGTCTAGATGTGAGGCAAGAGGGCAGCCTGGGAATATGTGAATGGAATTTTAGGTATTGATTTATGAGATTCTGACAGACAGGACCGAGGATGTCAAACTGATGCCCAACTTCATTCACACAAAAGCTTGAAGAATGCGGGACAAACGCGCCACAAACCTCAACCCCGGGCCGACAACGCGTCCTCGTTATTGGCATCAAaacaatgttgttgttgttgttgttttgttgcaaaCATAAACAATAGCAGCACGTTGTGGCCAACACAGCGCGCAGGGTTGGAAGTGAAACAGGCGGAGAGGTGTCAAACATTTCCGTAAATGATGCGTCTTCTTCTTCCGCTCAAGTTAGGCGGAGGGAGCCCCAACTTGATGGGCTCGTCTCCGCCGCGGCTCCTGGGCGATCCAAACAGTTTAAAGTGGCGGACAGGCGAGCCCCCGACCCCAACAGAACTACTGTCTCCCCCCTTCCGTCGGCTGTCGCCATTTTAAGCAGGCGACATGCAGCAGCTGGGCTGATCCACGGCGCAGCCCGCAAAGGTAAGGCTGTTAGCAGCCCGCACAAGTTTGGGAAAGGTGGAATCTTTGCAGAAATGCGGAGTATAAATGAAGACTCACCTCGCCTGGTGGGAGCTCGGTGTGCGCAGCGCAGGGCTTTTAAAGTTTACGCTGATGCGGGTTAGCGGAACCACAAACGGACGGGAGGTTCGGGCTTCACTGATGGTTAACTTGGAGGTGTAAAACCCCCTCTATCCATCCGCTGCTCCTAAACCTGACACCGGGCCGCTTTCGACTGTAGCCCCCTTTTTTTGCGGTTGTTTATTTCGAGCGGCTCTCAGAGAAGCAGGCagcggaggggaggaaaaatacGACGGACGTACTGAGGGAAGAGGCGGACACGTGACGCCGACGTCACTGACGGTGGAGTTGGCGTGAGAGCTCGCGCTCCGCCAGGGCTCAGACAGAAGAGGCGAGTCCGAAGCCACATCCTGCCTTTGACCCCAGCTCTGCAGGAGCTCGCTGCCAAGTTGCCGGTGAGCAGAGCTTCTTTTGCACCGGTTAACGTGAGGTTAGCGCGGCTCacacctgtgcccccccccaggtgacTTCTCTTAAAGTGACATCGCGAAGAAGCAGTCGTGTTGGTTACCCCGCAACCAAGCCTCAACAACGCGGCTGCTGCAACCTGCGAAGAATGCAGGGTCTTCATAAAGAGGGCTGGATGGCCTCAGTCTCTTCACTCTTTATTCCACTCTAGATTCCAAGCGTGGAGTAGGTAAATAAAACTATTACAACACATCCCTCCTGCACAATATTTAGTTTACTCTTCTTCCCAAACAGGCGTACAAGATGGAGAAAGTAGCCTCCAAACGTGAGGATCTACACCTCGAACATATACAGTTTGAATCAATCTGGAAATAAATGTCACTCATTTGGCAAGTCtgttatttattacatttattcatcgATCTTCATCGAACAATACGAGTACTTGTTAGACAGTACTTGGTATACCTCTAGTACAGTTTGCATCTATGcttaaaagaaggaaaagtcaGACGTGTAGGGATTTATTACACTTTCTTAGACAGTGACAGAAAATGCAGTGCATTTAATACTCTTCAGACTTGCttttaaaggcaaaaataaCAAACTCCATCTGACGCGAAACCATGCAGGTCTTGCCATTTCCCCGGGTTGTAATAGATTTAGAAAATATCAGAAattctgatctgtgtgtggAACTCTTCCTGATGGGATGTGTGACTTTTGTAATTGGTGAAATTTGCTCAAGAAACTAGTGATGTAaaatattaaacagcatttGTTGAGCGACTTTGGTTTTCCTTTACTAAACCTAATCCATCATATTTCTGTTTTCACAACTGACAGACcaggaaaaataatcaaaaattaCGACAATTTATCTTTAAAACAAACCATGAATGAACTAAAGACACTAAAACAATACTCTGAACATATCAGACTTAAATATAGTAAGATTATTAAGAGAAGCCAGTGTTTATTGAGCGTAGGCCTACAACTTCATTCACTCTTGCCTTATCGTTTCAAAACAACATTGTTTTACGATTTCTAATCTTCAGTTATTGGAAAGTTGGCCATGGCCCAGTATTTGTGGAAATGTACTGAAACAGATTTTGTTCAACAGTAGTTTTTCTTCAACCTCTTCATCTTATATCAGACAGTGCATGTGCATCAAGATATGGGCATCAGGAACGTTTCTGTCGCCCAAACACAgagggccccctgctggacaaggGAAGGAACAATCAAAGACGGGATTTTATCTTTCGGGGCCTTTCTACTGATTATTCCATGAACTTCATTCgcatttgtttcttttgggCAAACACACCTGGGAAACGTATAAGCTTATATTTGTGATAATCCATTTTAGGAAATATGTGCCTGTACAAGTGGAATGAAGAAGTATGTCACAATGATCAGTTGTTATGGTAACCAGTCCACAGTAAAGTGTAACTTTTTGCTGACCTAGTGTAAATgttaatttatttattaatgcaaATTTCACGTCTTTCGATGTAATGGTGCTAAAATTTGCTCCAAATTATGCCGTCGAAATTATGTATCCCCCATCCGTGACATTAGTGTCACTAATCGCTCATCATGTCTTTTGTTTATGAAACTATATGCATTTGCActgtatattatattattattattaccttcTGTTGACTTCGAATTCAgtgatcttttttcttttactttcttcAGTAAACTTATTTCTCACAGTGAGCCGAACACGCTTTGTCAATACCAGAGTGTCGCCACTGGGGGTCGCTGTGGAATTTAACAGTCAGTCGCCAGAGCGGAAACGTCGcactctctgattggctggttcagGCGGAGGTCAAACAACattgcgcatgcgcagaagaTTTTTGGTCAGCGACTGAAATCTGTCAGATCAGCGGACTGCGAGTTCCTTAATACCTTTCCAAATTTTTCCCCGCGTTGTTTTTTTGACTGCATCGGAGGTTTAAGCGTGGCTTTGGGTGTCCGCTTTAGGATTGTAACTTCTTGTCGTCCGTGTCCCGAGGAAACTGTAAAGAATGTCAAACAATTCAAAGCGGAAAGAAGAAAGTCATCAGCTGAATGGGGGTGTAAAGCAGTCCACATGGAGCAAAGCCTTCAACAGTAATGCTGTCTGGGAAGAGAAGGTCAGTCCTTCGCCCCTTCAACATATCCCACATCTCGATACAAGCCGCTCAAAATTGAGAGGAGCTCGTTTGCTACCAGGTGTTCGTAAAGATGGCTAACTGTAATAGCCCCCATGCTAATCATTAATGTCATTTGTCTTGATTTACCCTGAATAGTCAGGAACAAAGGATACAAGGTGCATACCGCTCGACGGATAATTTAAATATCAGAATCTATATTCATGCAACATGTCTATATACATCTATATACATGGCAACATGTATAGATATTAATATGCCACTAATCTCAAAGAACCTATAAATATCGCAAGgcggtttaaaaaaagaaaatacggTAGTGCATTTTTATTCATAGACGCCTTTCTGCAGATTTCAATTATAAAATCATTTAATTCACTGACTTCTATAATGCAAGACATTTCTGACCACAACTAATTATCTGTTTTCTCTTGCAGGATGAGTTTTTAGATGTGATTTACTGGCTTCGGCAAATTATTGCAGTAATCCTTGGTGTAATATGGGGTGTAGCTCCTTTGAAAGGATTTCTGGGAATAGCCATGTGAGTTTGTACTTTAATATTTGTACTATCATGGATGAGAATTCATATCGATGTTTGGTGAATGGAAAACCATTTTGAATAAAGTGAAGCTAAAACTTGAATgcacattcttttttttcattgtctTATTTTTTATACAGTGACAATGAAGTCTCAACTTATATTCacaacactttaaaaaaaaaaaaaacaaaccttcttGTCTCTCCTCAGATTCTGTGTTATCAACGCCGGTGTCCTGTATGTATACTTCAGCAGTTTTCAGCAGATTGATGAAGAAGACTATGGTGGAACATGGGAACTCACAAAAGAGGGCTTCATGACATCTTTTGCTCTGTTTCTGGTGAGGGCGATACTGTCTAACACAGAATGGATTTGGGAGGCGTCCTTGAAGCCGACCACTTGTATTGCCATTTGCAGAATAATGAGATGGTTAATTTTGTATGCCACTCTAAAAACCACCCGTTCTGTTGAGGATGTCAGTCAGTTAACGACATCTTACCagactttttcctctttttttaggTGGTGTGGATAATCTTTTACACGGCTCTACACTTTGACTGAGGGGGATCCAATGAATCAGTTGGACACTAAATACAATTATTTCTTCAGAAGTAAAATGTCAAGACAGATGGACTGAGCTGTTAATGCGCCTACATACACACAGTATGACTTTGCATTGTACCACGCATCACTGGAATCCTCATGATCGAGATCCTGGAAGTCCGCCATGTTTGAATGCTGTCCTTGATTCTTGAAGTTCCCCGACTCACTTCTCTTatgtttttccccccttgtgTCCTTGTCGTCTCTGACGGAAACACAAGCTAAAAGGGTGTGCTGGTGTCTTGTTATGCAAAACtgagtgattttctttttcattgtaGCTAAATCCAGGCCTTTTGCTAATGGCATAAGcacagattttaaaatatgtgTATTAATTTGTAGAACAGATAAACTTATGTTTAAATGAACTTGTCTTACCATATAGTCATTAATGTTTAGATTTTGGACATCAGGTATCAAAAAGAATGCACTGTAATCAGTATGTAGatataaaaaaaattggaacaatCCTGGAGCTACTCATTAAAGTAACCTTAAATTTATAAATTATTCAAGTTTGGCTTTTAAATTAAATAGAGCAATGGAGAGAATGTTTTGGTGCTGCTCCAGCCAAAGTATTAGTCTGGTTTAAAGGCAACATCATTTCTCATAAAATATtagactttgatttttttcttttctcttaatGGCTATAAAATTACCATTCATAAAGGTTTTCGTAGGTGCTTTACTCAACAGATGTGACTAAAAATGACATTCAAAGCTGACAATAGGTCAATATTTGTCATCAGTCTCATAGCACCATTAATTAAATCAGTTAACTAGTCAAATAAGGTTATAACCTTATAAATCCATTTGATTTACCAAACAGGAAAGAGTGGTGCATGCTGTTTATGTATCTAGAAATGGCTGTAAAGACTTAAATCCCTTTTTCCCTCTTAACATTCTGATCAGTTGtatctgttgttttttaaattaatttaaaattgtCTCTACATTCTGTACAATGTCCATTTTGTCAAATACATCTTGCATTATAGTGATTTATTTGTACTTTTGTTCTGATGTAACATTTCTCAGTATTTTGTATTGGAGAAATGGTTAAATAGCAGCACTTGCAAAGACCTTTTAATGATGCGGCTCAACAAGACAACTGGTATTTGGAGAGGATTGTATTTTCTGATCAAATCTTTTGGGAATCATTAAACATGGGCTTTATCTGGCCCCCATTTGCAAAGATATTGTCCCTTGTTTGTTGTAGGTGCTGCATTGATGTAAAAGTTGGAATGCTTTTCTAACTGTTGAAGTAACAATGGGCCATACAGTTTTAATGCTGGTTTCAATTAAGTTATTTTTTGTTTACTGATAATAGTTACATACAtaaatccaaggtagttttctctgtcaactggactgagAAAACTACCTTTACACAGGCAAGTACAGAAATATGTGTTTGACGTGACGTCATCAACGATGTGACGTAGATACCAAGATGGCGGCTCCCCTTCCCACCATGAAATTTTGGAAACCGGGTAAGTGCGGAAAAAGTACAAACTGAGAGTTTGGTGTATGACATTAGGTTAACGTTTATAAATGCATGTTTTCTCTGTGATCATTTATCCAACCGTGTCGATTAGAATTGTTCACCGCATCTGCGCATTCTCTGCTTCGGCTCAGCTCGGCTAACATTAGCGTAATCAATAAGATGGCCAAACAAAACGCGACGTCAGCCAGGTGGTACGATTATTTTAGTAATAAGGTATAATAAAGTCAAACTGACTTTAATGAATACACCTTAATTTGCAAGGCATGGGTCAGATAGTAAAGCCCGTTCCTTTGAATCTTGCGTCTTCACCTTCACCGTTCTTCTGCTCCAGGGACTGAAGCGCCGGGGATCTCGGAGGAGCGGGAGCTCAACACAGAGGCCACCGGGTCCCCCATCATCTATAACCCGCACACCGCCCTCTCGATAGAGAGACAGCGACAAAAACTCCCAGTTTTCAAGGTTTTTAACGCGCTAATTGTGCTTGGATATGACAGTACGGTGGCCCGGAGGGCAGTGCCACCGCTTCTCAGTGTTGGCGTTTGATCGTTTTCTTTGTTAATTGTTTCCTTTTTAGCACAGAAATAACATCTTATACATGGTTGAGAGCTGCCAGACTGTCATTATAGTTGGTGAGACAGGATGTGGAAAGACAACACAGATCCCTCAGGTTAGTCGATAATCGATTAATAcgtttttatttcaataaagGTCTGACTACATTTGAGGATTAATCTCTGACGTCTTTATAACTCGTGCTTTGTTCATTCATCATTTTGATCTTTTCAGTACCTTCTGGAGGCTGGGT
This genomic window from Takifugu rubripes chromosome 3, fTakRub1.2, whole genome shotgun sequence contains:
- the rab5if gene encoding GEL complex subunit OPTI: MSNNSKRKEESHQLNGGVKQSTWSKAFNSNAVWEEKDEFLDVIYWLRQIIAVILGVIWGVAPLKGFLGIAIFCVINAGVLYVYFSSFQQIDEEDYGGTWELTKEGFMTSFALFLVVWIIFYTALHFD